The genomic DNA gaaaattttaccAAATAGTTACATTAAAATTACTAAATGACATCGactattttgaaattaatttaagtgtaaaataacatttaatataaaacagagagagtatactgtatatgtaatactaattaaatacgttaacaaaattaaaaatttacataatgTTGACTTTAATTAACAAGTTAACTAATTTCAAAAGTTATGTGTCAAAAGAAAATTGAGATTTTAAGACCTTGAATGGAGACATAAAATATGCGGATTTCAGGACACGTTTTTGTGAAAGTTGTTTTATACACCAATCatcaaaatattgaaaatttgcgttttttctataaagaaaaaaatctgacTGCGGTATTTTAGGTAGAATATTATGTCATGGGCCGCACTTATATCTCTAACTACTTTTTACCATGCGTTTTTACAAATAACGGacatacataatattttttaatatttaatttattctaAATGAAAAAGctaaataactaatatatattttaattaaaaaaaagttctccgtaccttttctttcttctttctctctcaagtaATTTTAgaatgctttaaaaaaaattcctttttatcttataagaaatttcaaaatgtaatatatataagtaattttaGTAGTATGCATGTATAACCATTAATAAATCTAGTTATTctaataataaatgaaattctttataaaaaattaatatattaacaactcaatttaaaaaaatatactccataataattctttttattttgtaatactttttatgattgaacttgttaatttatttaataatgaataaatatatatatatatatatatatataattaaattttaaattaaattaaatttcatgtttaaagttcataaatgatatattaaaattatttgttcaaTAATCTtaactatttaatttttacctaaactaatattcttaatatattcaaatatatatccGCACTACAATTtctttcaccaatcaaacattatctTGCACCGTTTATTATGTAAAaacgcacttgtcccgcaaatttATTTCCCCATATAAACCGCAGTTGAACCATACCGCATTTAAACCGTACCGCATTGCTAAATCGTTTGTCCCGTACAACCAAATCCGTTGTCACCATTCGGAccctaaaattcaaaaacatccACGAGACAAAGCTTtttcatataacaaatatatattttttaaataatagctaattcttttgtttttatcagtAGATACAAACTCTGTGAAAGTAAAAGGTTGGTgatcaaaagtaaaagaaacttGGGCGAGTACTCGTGTGAGGTGTTACCATCGAGCAATCAAGTAATTGCTTATTTTAattccaattgttttttttttctttatgaaaaatgacaacaaacaaataaaagtatgtgtatatatagatacgTGTGTGCATGGGCCTCCTCTATATGAGTGATCAAAATTGTGTTGGAGTTCAGCCACAAATTCTTCTCATTCgattatctctctttctttcctcaCTCTCAAATGAAGGGAACTCTAAAATACTTAGCAGGAATCGCAGGACCAAATGGGTTTGGCTCAAGATCTACAGCTGAACAGGTTACACAACATAGCGCCTTGTTTCCTCGTTCACATCTCACTGCCATAATCACGGGTTTGTCTCCCCGTCATCACTTACTATTTCAGTCTTTATAATAGTTTTTGTAGAGTAGACATTCGTGTGTCTTTCCAATTTTATGTCCGCATTCGTGTCCATCTCCTAACTACACAAGGAAGGTTTCAAATTAAAGGtcctaaataaaataaaagaatggaTTCAAATATGGGAAAACCCGAATAGTTGCGAACTTACGAGACCAAAGTACATCGTTGAATCGTTGATACAAAAAGCTTTATTTTTACACAAGGAAAAGCAAGTACGATAATAAACTCCTCAAACCTAATGTTTTGAATCTTTCTTTATATCAACAGCTTCTGATGCTCACCTACTAGAGAGCATATCTTATGTATAATAGTTCACTTATTGTCATTACTAGTTATTGTTACTACTTTCATaacaaacaaagtatataattaattttccaaaTAAGAAACTTGTTATAAATTGTGTCTTATACCACtacttgtaaaataaattttcctgGGAAAGACACGatcatattaaattattatgatatGAGATATGTGTTTTGTGTATGCCGGCGacaatatatgatttttgtCTCCATTGAATTNNNNNNNNNNNNNNNNNNNNNNNNNNNNNNNNNNNNNNNNNNNNNNNNNNNNNNNNNNNNNNNNNNNNNNNNNNNNNNNNNNNNNNNNNNNNNNNNNNNNNNNNNNNNNNNNNNNNNNNNNNNNNNNNNNNNNNNNNNNNNNNNNNNNNNNNNNNNNNNNNNNNNNNNNNNNNNNNNNNNNNNNNNNNNNNNNNNNNNNNNNNNNNNNNNNNNNNNNNNNNNNNNNNNNNNNNNNNNNNNNNNNNNNNNNNNNNNNNNNNNNNNNNNNNNNNNNNNNNNNNNNNNNNNNNNNNNNNNNNNNNNNNNNNNNNNNNNNNNNNNNNNNNNNNNNNNNNNNNNNNNNNNNNNNNNNNNNNNNNNNNNNNNNNNNNNNNNNNNNNNNNNNNNNNNNNNNNNNNNNNNNNNNNNNNNNNNNNNNNNNNNNNNNNNNNNNNNNNNNNNNNNaaaaaaaaaaaaaaaaaaaaaaaaaacaaaaaggctaGTAGTAGAGACATGAAAGGTAGTAGATAAACTAATTATACGCTATACATACCAAATTAAAATCTGAATTTGatgagtattatttttacttgtgATAAGTTGCATATGTTAGAATGGTATATGTGAAAATTCAAGACCGTCCATTTAGAAACTAATTGATAAGATGTGACATTGTTCatgtactttatatatatagtaaagtttCATCATAATCAATGCCGGTCCGACATTTATTAGTGCCCTATGCCGAACTAAAAAACATGcccttttatatattaccaaaaaattataattaatggtATATAAGACTTTATGTTtagtgttttgaaaatttattaacacaaaccaaaatcaaaacattagTTTTGATGAAAAGATTTATCTAATAGTTTAACAAAGCAAACTATTAAcctcaaaatggaaaaaatcaaaactaaaactaacaaTTAACCTCAAAAACTATGATTTGCACTTATATTAAAGTccacatttttgtaaaaatctttagatatatataaaaactctataataattttataaaaaattgccCTAATTTTTTTGATGTCCTAATCCTTTGCTTGAATTGATTGCCCTATGTACCGGCCCTGATCATAATGATATGCAACAGGAGGAACGTCTGGGATCGGTGCGGAAACCGCGAGAGTATTAGCAAAAAGAGGGGTGAGAGTAGTGATGGCAGTAAGAGATATGAAGAAAGCAGAAATGGTGAAGGAGAGAATAGTGAGAGAGAATCCAGAAGCTGACATTAAATTATTTGAGATTGATCTCAGCTCTCTCTCTTCCGTTGCCAGATTCTGCTCACAGTTTCTTTCCCAAGATCTTCCCCTCAACATTCTCATGTACGTAAAAGATTCACTCTACTCGCTACTGCATGCACCCATGCACGCACGTACCAAtccaatatatttatatacacaacacaatgatatattaatatttcCAATCTTCatctaaaactttaaaatgaaattttgcAGAAACAACGCAGGAGTTTTCTCTCCAAATCTTGAATTTTCCGAAGAAAAGATTGAGCTAACGTTTGCTACAAACTTTTTAGGTAATCTTGTGAATCATGTGACACATGAATATATTTACGTGGAGTGAGAAAAATTTAATGATGGTTAGTATAACTTTTCAGGACATTACTTATTAACTGAGATGCTGATAAAGAAAATGATAGATACGGCAGAGAAGAGTGGAATTGAAGGACGAATCATTAACCTTTCCTCTGTGATTCACAATTGGGTCAAGCCTGATTGTTTCTCCTTCCCTAAATTACTCCATCCTATAAGGTAATTTACATTCATATTCCCTATTTTTACGATAAAATTGAACTatctaaaaaatatgtttatgattAGATTTATGTTGTGGTTAATAGTTTTTGTTGAGTAATCGTAGGTATAACGGGACAAGGGCTTATGCTCAGTCAAAGATGGCCACAATTTTACATGCCAAAGCGTTGACCAAGCAATTAAAGGTACATTTGAAAATACTAATACAtcactcttatttttttaaccttttcacTGTAGTAATAACTAGAAATTTTTACAACTAAAACGTGGTTACAGGACAGGAATGCAAACGTGACGATAAATGCAGTCCATCCAGGGATCGTTAAAACCGGAATTATCAGAGCACACAAAGGTCTTTTGACAGGTAAATAGAACTTTTAactatgcatatatatagaagtGCAAAAGGAATCTAATAtgtaaaacttttattaaaaaatctaaacaatatGATGTGGTGTGTGCATGCagattctctgtttttgatAGCTTCGAAGCTGNTAAAAAATTGCCCTAATTTTTTTGATGTCCTAATCCTTTGCTTGAATTGATTGCCCTATGTACCGGCCCTGATCATAATGATATGCAACAGGAGGAACGTCTGGGATCGGTGCGGAAACCGCGAGAGTATTAGCAAAAAGAGGGGTGAGAGTAGTGATGGCAGTAAGAGATATGAAGAAAGCAGAAATGGTGAAGGAGANAAACAtatatgcttttctttttgtctaaatAGTACAGTTATAGCCCAACAAGCTAACTCTCTTTTTCT from Camelina sativa cultivar DH55 chromosome 2, Cs, whole genome shotgun sequence includes the following:
- the LOC104724766 gene encoding short-chain dehydrogenase TIC 32, chloroplastic-like; the protein is MKGTLKYLAGIAGPNGFGSRSTAEQVTQHSALFPRSHLTAIITGGTSGIGAETARVLAKRGVRVVMAVRDMKKAEMVKERIVRENPEADIKLFEIDLSSLSSVARFCSQFLSQDLPLNILINNAGVFSPNLEFSEEKIELTFATNFLGHYLLTEMLIKKMIDTAEKSGIEGRIINLSSVIHNWVKPDCFSFPKLLHPIRYNGTRAYAQSKMATILHAKALTKQLKDRNANVTINAVHPGIVKTGIIRAHKGLLTDSLFLIASKLXKNCPNFFDGAATTCYVALSNEAKGLSGKYFADCNETNCSDLANDESVAFKLCTQSRALIHDYLHESQIHYFPNLCPL